The following proteins are co-located in the Chryseobacterium scophthalmum genome:
- a CDS encoding site-specific integrase has product MKKAFLFSCLSGLRWSDINTLIWKEVRDEGDISRVNFRQEKTEGVEYLYISKQARELLGERQDPQERVFKGLKYGMTYNTEIVRWCNRAAVPKHITFHSARHTNAVLLLENGADIYTVSKRLGHRELRTTQIYAKIVDSKMKEAAEIIPELNIEI; this is encoded by the coding sequence TTGAAAAAAGCTTTTCTTTTTTCGTGTTTATCAGGATTACGTTGGTCGGATATCAATACTTTAATTTGGAAAGAAGTCCGTGATGAAGGCGATATTTCAAGAGTCAATTTCCGACAAGAAAAAACAGAGGGTGTAGAATATCTTTATATTTCAAAACAAGCCAGAGAATTGTTGGGCGAAAGACAAGATCCACAAGAAAGAGTTTTCAAAGGTTTAAAATATGGGATGACCTATAATACAGAAATTGTCCGCTGGTGCAATCGTGCTGCGGTTCCGAAACATATTACTTTTCATTCAGCTCGACATACGAATGCTGTCTTACTTCTGGAAAATGGTGCAGATATTTATACAGTTTCCAAAAGACTAGGACATAGAGAATTGAGAACTACACAGATATATGCAAAAATTGTTGATAGCAAAATGAAAGAAGCAGCCGAGATTATTCCCGAATTAAATATTGAGATATGA
- a CDS encoding type 1 glutamine amidotransferase domain-containing protein, translating to MNLIKILIIVTNINMYASGNYPTGLWLSEVTHIYQAAKEKGYDVTIASPNGGDVPIDPESLKFFTLDKISKKYWDDNSFRELLKNSRSLKEVENDNFDVVYLAGGHGTMYDFPDDKMLQKIIGDQYESGKMVAAICHGVGGLLNVKLSNGNYLIKDKKLTGYNWFEEGLAGRKKEVPFNLEETLKNQGSDYRKALIPMTSKVVVDGNLITGQNPFSSKKMAKVVVRELDKQIAQSKIIDNNQH from the coding sequence ATGAATCTTATTAAAATATTAATTATTGTTACCAATATCAATATGTATGCAAGTGGGAATTATCCTACTGGCCTATGGTTAAGTGAAGTGACCCATATCTATCAGGCAGCAAAAGAAAAAGGCTATGATGTTACCATTGCAAGTCCCAATGGTGGTGATGTTCCTATAGATCCAGAGAGCCTGAAATTTTTTACCCTGGATAAGATATCTAAAAAATATTGGGATGACAATTCCTTCCGTGAATTGTTGAAAAATAGCAGAAGCCTTAAGGAGGTGGAAAATGACAATTTTGATGTGGTTTATCTGGCAGGCGGACATGGAACAATGTATGATTTCCCCGATGATAAAATGCTCCAAAAAATTATTGGTGATCAATATGAAAGTGGAAAAATGGTGGCCGCCATTTGTCATGGAGTCGGTGGTTTGCTTAACGTAAAATTGTCCAATGGAAATTATCTGATCAAAGATAAAAAACTAACTGGTTATAACTGGTTTGAAGAAGGTCTTGCCGGCCGAAAAAAAGAAGTGCCTTTCAATCTTGAAGAGACTTTGAAGAACCAGGGTTCGGATTACAGAAAAGCACTTATCCCGATGACCTCAAAGGTTGTTGTCGATGGAAATTTAATTACTGGACAGAACCCTTTCAGTTCTAAAAAAATGGCAAAAGTCGTAGTACGCGAACTGGATAAACAAATAGCACAGTCTAAAATCATAGATAATAATCAACATTAA
- a CDS encoding aldehyde dehydrogenase family protein, with product MDFDKIFQLQKAFFNTHHTKDITFRKETLKKLKTILKKNENRMYDAIYKDFRKGRFDTFLTELNLIYNEIDFFLKNLDKLSKPKKVKTPLNLQPGNSHIYYDALGVTLVIGAWNYPLQLTLLPMVTAIAAGNTCVLKPSELPENTMNLLEELINHNFPSNYLYVVAGGIPETTELLKLRWDKIFFTGSPKVGKIVYEAAAKNLIPVVLELGGKSPAIVTKTADLEVAAKRLVWGKFINGGQTCIAPDYLLVEESVKPKLLQLIKEKLEEFNYSDGAEHFTSIINKRNFERVSSLINKDKIFYGGKTNEETLYIEPTVLDNVTWDDAVMQEEIFGPVFPVIGYTDYDEILQKIIEGEKPLAAYLFTKNEEEKTRLLHLVSFGGGVINDTLMHITNHYLPFGGIGNSGIGSYHGEYGFLAFSHQKSVIDKATWGEPDLKYPPYTDKKMHWIKKVM from the coding sequence ATGGATTTTGACAAAATATTTCAATTACAAAAAGCATTTTTCAATACACATCATACAAAAGATATAACCTTTCGTAAGGAAACATTGAAAAAACTGAAAACCATTCTGAAAAAAAATGAAAATCGTATGTACGATGCGATTTATAAAGATTTTCGAAAAGGAAGATTCGATACATTTTTAACGGAACTGAATCTTATTTATAATGAAATCGATTTTTTTCTTAAAAATCTGGATAAGCTCAGTAAACCTAAAAAAGTAAAAACACCATTGAATTTGCAGCCCGGGAACAGTCATATTTATTACGATGCATTGGGCGTAACGTTGGTCATCGGTGCATGGAATTATCCTTTGCAGCTCACCTTGTTGCCCATGGTTACCGCTATCGCGGCGGGAAATACCTGCGTACTGAAACCCAGCGAGCTACCGGAAAATACAATGAATCTGCTAGAGGAGTTAATTAATCATAATTTTCCATCCAATTATCTGTATGTGGTGGCAGGTGGGATTCCTGAAACAACCGAACTTCTGAAACTCCGCTGGGATAAAATTTTCTTTACCGGAAGCCCGAAAGTGGGAAAAATAGTATATGAGGCCGCTGCAAAAAATCTTATTCCGGTTGTCCTTGAATTAGGCGGTAAATCTCCAGCTATCGTTACTAAAACGGCAGATTTGGAAGTCGCTGCAAAGCGTTTGGTTTGGGGCAAGTTTATAAATGGTGGACAGACCTGCATTGCTCCCGATTATCTTCTGGTAGAAGAATCGGTGAAGCCGAAATTATTGCAGCTGATAAAAGAAAAGCTGGAGGAATTCAATTATTCAGATGGTGCGGAGCATTTCACCAGCATCATCAATAAAAGGAATTTCGAACGTGTTTCTTCGCTTATCAATAAAGACAAAATTTTCTATGGTGGCAAAACCAATGAAGAAACTCTATATATCGAACCTACGGTTTTGGATAATGTCACTTGGGACGATGCCGTAATGCAGGAGGAGATTTTTGGGCCTGTTTTTCCGGTCATTGGCTATACCGACTATGATGAGATTTTGCAGAAGATCATTGAAGGAGAAAAACCTTTAGCAGCCTATCTGTTTACAAAAAATGAAGAAGAAAAAACAAGACTTCTCCATCTGGTTTCTTTCGGCGGTGGTGTCATCAACGATACCTTGATGCACATTACCAACCATTATCTCCCTTTTGGCGGCATTGGTAATTCCGGAATCGGAAGTTATCACGGCGAATACGGTTTCCTTGCATTTTCTCACCAAAAATCAGTTATAGACAAAGCTACCTGGGGCGAGCCGGATTTGAAATATCCGCCCTATACCGATAAAAAAATGCACTGGATAAAAAAAGTGATGTAA
- a CDS encoding acetoacetate decarboxylase (ADC), which produces MNTFKMLVIAASMGMYSNVMAAIYVKGTISFNSQIADKNVSISEWNKNYSKMDTLKSNQTIINLGGHQVPVLKGGLYDRFRSNPPLAVVEKEAPEIDLSWFKTIQKQKKEVGFTTYSPNFYYSNSSITAIYTADMKMLKKLIPAEVRDIVKPISITPGRGLVAITAYAYHYCDNDSYNELSISIVTTKPNSTNWGVFSLMKELKNKNLWGYVLKLPVDTELARVRGVVGYNLPKWLIPMKYSDQGEMMKFDFYDESGKMDFSMGGKKLAIGDVQPDIVRSNFINKDRNGQLTHGYTDVRAIKKASSKKKEDLQLKLTDGPLSTFIKSLHLGKMMRYDYQPEFQAALYTPELTDESKK; this is translated from the coding sequence ATGAACACATTTAAAATGTTAGTTATAGCTGCCAGTATGGGTATGTATTCCAATGTTATGGCAGCTATCTATGTAAAAGGCACAATTTCTTTTAACTCGCAGATTGCGGACAAAAATGTTTCAATTTCTGAATGGAATAAAAATTATAGTAAAATGGACACGCTCAAATCCAACCAGACAATCATCAATTTAGGGGGACACCAGGTTCCTGTTTTAAAGGGAGGACTTTATGACAGATTCCGTTCAAACCCACCTTTGGCAGTAGTTGAAAAAGAAGCTCCTGAAATTGATCTGAGCTGGTTTAAAACTATTCAAAAACAGAAAAAGGAGGTCGGCTTTACAACATACTCTCCTAATTTCTATTATAGTAATAGTAGTATAACGGCAATATATACTGCTGATATGAAAATGCTGAAAAAGCTAATCCCAGCAGAAGTTCGTGATATTGTGAAACCTATTTCAATTACACCTGGACGTGGCCTGGTTGCAATCACAGCATATGCTTACCATTATTGTGATAATGATTCCTATAATGAGTTATCTATCTCTATTGTAACTACGAAGCCAAACTCCACCAATTGGGGCGTATTTTCCCTTATGAAGGAGCTTAAGAATAAAAATCTTTGGGGGTACGTTCTGAAGCTTCCTGTAGACACAGAACTGGCGAGAGTTCGTGGAGTAGTGGGATATAACCTGCCGAAATGGTTGATTCCAATGAAATATAGTGATCAAGGAGAGATGATGAAGTTCGACTTTTATGATGAGTCCGGGAAAATGGATTTTTCGATGGGAGGAAAAAAACTGGCTATTGGAGATGTTCAACCGGATATTGTCCGTTCAAACTTTATTAACAAGGATAGAAATGGCCAACTGACTCACGGTTATACTGATGTCAGAGCCATTAAGAAAGCAAGTAGTAAAAAGAAAGAAGATCTGCAGCTCAAACTTACCGACGGGCCTTTGTCCACATTTATCAAATCGTTGCACCTTGGTAAAATGATGCGCTACGATTATCAGCCGGAATTCCAGGCAGCCTTATATACACCAGAGTTAACAGACGAATCTAAAAAATAG
- a CDS encoding ATP-grasp domain-containing protein has product MILIISVENDGITNDICASLVHQKKEFVRINESQYITDVFFDFTLKQFEFTINNIVYNLNQFSSVYYRNGTIVYKDISLEIDSPIKLFYETELSSITEFIFHYLHKNCRRIYGNIINKKVNKLEVLHLAGTLGFKIPQTYVFSNPKCLEFLTDVENKLITKSISEMSPILYKNELYLNYTREISLDEILGKTHEIIPSLIQDRIHVEYELRVFFFENKIWAIAMFDFENNVDVRNVRSKKFIPYELPYDIQEKIFAIASKLELKTGTIDLLKSNNDFYFLEVNPSGQFQDLNYWGNYNIDQYIAEQL; this is encoded by the coding sequence ATGATTCTTATTATCAGTGTCGAAAATGATGGTATCACTAATGATATCTGTGCATCTCTGGTACATCAAAAAAAGGAATTTGTCAGAATTAACGAAAGTCAATATATAACTGATGTTTTTTTTGATTTCACTCTTAAGCAATTTGAATTTACAATAAATAATATAGTATACAATCTTAATCAGTTTTCTTCTGTTTATTATCGCAATGGAACTATTGTATATAAAGATATTTCTCTTGAAATTGATTCGCCTATAAAACTTTTTTATGAAACAGAATTGAGTTCAATAACTGAATTTATTTTTCATTATTTACACAAAAATTGCAGACGTATTTATGGAAATATAATTAATAAAAAAGTCAACAAATTAGAGGTTTTGCACTTAGCTGGAACATTAGGTTTTAAAATTCCCCAAACATATGTATTTTCTAATCCAAAATGTTTAGAGTTTTTAACTGATGTAGAAAACAAGCTAATTACTAAATCTATTTCAGAAATGAGTCCTATCCTCTACAAGAATGAACTTTATCTGAATTATACGAGAGAAATTTCTCTTGATGAAATTCTTGGAAAAACACACGAAATTATACCATCTTTAATTCAAGATAGAATTCATGTAGAATATGAATTGAGAGTATTTTTCTTTGAAAATAAAATATGGGCAATTGCCATGTTTGATTTCGAGAATAATGTGGATGTTAGAAATGTCAGAAGTAAAAAATTTATTCCTTACGAACTTCCGTATGACATTCAAGAAAAAATATTCGCCATTGCTTCAAAATTAGAATTAAAAACTGGAACTATAGATTTACTAAAGTCCAACAATGACTTTTATTTTCTTGAAGTAAACCCTTCAGGTCAATTTCAGGATTTAAATTATTGGGGTAATTATAATATAGATCAATATATAGCAGAACAATTATGA
- a CDS encoding phage integrase SAM-like domain-containing protein produces MKISLIQRKLKDGRISLSLEFYRGSEMTNDGKRKHLRSFENLDTYLIDNPKTAKEKKDNKEALQFAENILAIRKAEYAQGRFELKNTAKSKRVFLNFFAELTEEHLKKIVSKNMTFDEIDENFVKKVYRYFEKDALTRSELPLSQNSKYSYFNKFKAALRNAFDNGYLTINYAAKIKSFEQAESQREYLIFDELQRLAKAE; encoded by the coding sequence ATGAAAATATCACTTATTCAAAGGAAATTAAAAGACGGGAGGATCAGCCTGTCACTTGAGTTTTATCGTGGGTCTGAAATGACTAATGACGGAAAAAGAAAACATCTTAGAAGTTTTGAGAATTTAGATACTTACTTAATTGACAATCCAAAAACTGCCAAAGAAAAGAAAGACAATAAAGAAGCTTTGCAATTTGCAGAAAATATATTAGCGATTCGTAAAGCTGAATATGCTCAAGGAAGATTCGAGTTAAAAAATACTGCAAAATCCAAAAGAGTATTTCTAAATTTTTTCGCTGAACTCACTGAAGAACATCTCAAAAAAATTGTTTCTAAAAACATGACTTTCGATGAAATTGATGAAAATTTCGTCAAAAAAGTTTACAGATATTTTGAGAAAGATGCTCTTACTAGAAGTGAACTACCTCTTTCTCAAAACTCAAAATATTCTTATTTCAACAAGTTTAAAGCTGCACTGCGAAATGCCTTTGATAATGGCTATTTGACAATAAATTATGCAGCCAAAATTAAATCATTTGAACAGGCTGAAAGCCAACGAGAATATTTGATCTTTGATGAATTACAACGTTTAGCCAAAGCGGAATGA
- a CDS encoding helix-turn-helix domain-containing protein, with the protein MKTPEKVSSINALHQFLGLKKPSNPLISVFNFDDVNLEPETILSAITTDFYVIALKKECAGGKCRYGQQYYDFDEGIMYFIAPHQVLQFEDVLLNGVKGFVLVVHPDFFQGYPLASQVKDYGYFSYATNEALHLSEKEETSVMDIIHNVGNEIEGNMDNFTQDLLVSNIELLLKYCDRFYNRQFLTRKKANNDLLTKLENLLDGYFKNDNLVVNGIPSVHLIASELNLSANYLSDMLRVQTGKTTQQHIQNRLIEKAKELLSTTELSVSEIAYHLGFEHPQSFHRLFKNRTTFSPLEFRASFN; encoded by the coding sequence ATGAAAACTCCAGAAAAGGTTTCGTCAATTAATGCCCTGCATCAGTTTCTAGGATTGAAAAAACCGTCGAATCCACTGATTAGTGTGTTCAATTTTGATGATGTCAATCTGGAACCGGAAACGATTCTAAGTGCAATTACTACAGATTTTTATGTTATTGCATTGAAAAAGGAATGTGCGGGAGGTAAGTGCAGATATGGACAACAGTATTATGACTTTGATGAAGGGATCATGTATTTTATTGCCCCTCATCAGGTACTCCAATTTGAAGATGTGCTTCTGAATGGTGTAAAGGGCTTTGTTTTGGTAGTGCATCCTGATTTCTTTCAGGGATATCCTTTAGCATCGCAGGTTAAAGATTATGGTTATTTTTCCTATGCGACCAATGAGGCGTTGCACCTTTCAGAAAAAGAAGAAACCTCTGTTATGGATATCATTCATAACGTTGGAAATGAAATTGAAGGCAATATGGATAATTTTACACAGGATCTGCTGGTTTCCAATATTGAGCTTTTGCTTAAATACTGTGACCGTTTCTATAACCGTCAGTTTTTAACGAGAAAAAAGGCGAATAATGATTTACTTACAAAGTTGGAAAACTTACTGGATGGTTATTTCAAGAATGATAATTTAGTAGTCAATGGAATACCTTCTGTTCACTTAATAGCAAGTGAATTGAATCTAAGTGCCAACTATTTAAGCGATATGCTCAGAGTTCAGACAGGAAAGACAACCCAGCAGCATATTCAGAACCGATTGATAGAGAAAGCCAAAGAATTATTGTCAACAACGGAATTGTCTGTATCAGAAATCGCTTATCATTTAGGGTTTGAGCATCCACAATCATTTCACCGTCTGTTTAAAAACCGTACTACTTTTTCACCTCTGGAATTCAGAGCCTCATTTAATTAA
- a CDS encoding HlyD family secretion protein: protein METKKDILDNIELRSESVQDILTEPPHWMFRWGNTIILLILLLILAMSYIIKYPEFVPAPIIVTSQNPPEKIEARSSSKIEKIFIKDHQKVKKGDVMMVLQSTANYQDVLKLKKLVDSIASDQLLSFPVKEASHFKLGELQSDYNSFAKAFQDENLFTRLQPYAPENIATNLSISESRGRIANLRQQKNLEAAKAELSRKSYQRSRELFNQGVIAAVELETEKIKYLQAQQNLENLNISLSQLQESISNFNKTKSGTAINTEKDKITYSSQTLQLFEQLRKSLKQWEQSYLIVSSTNGMESFQQFYGENQFVKAGDPIVSILPDNTEQLVGRMSVPTANSGKIIPGEKVLIKLDNYRFQEYGIIEGKVQNISLIPDDKGNYYVDVVLPKGLKTSYNKTLKFDKELRGNAEIVTQDLRLIERFFYQIRKLLGYQN from the coding sequence TTGGAAACTAAAAAAGACATTTTAGACAACATAGAACTGCGCTCAGAAAGCGTTCAGGATATACTTACAGAGCCGCCACATTGGATGTTCCGATGGGGAAATACAATTATATTACTTATATTATTACTCATTCTTGCGATGAGTTACATCATCAAATATCCGGAATTTGTTCCGGCTCCGATTATTGTGACTTCACAAAATCCACCAGAGAAAATTGAAGCAAGAAGCAGTTCAAAAATTGAAAAAATATTCATTAAAGATCATCAAAAAGTAAAAAAAGGCGATGTAATGATGGTTTTGCAGTCAACCGCAAATTATCAAGATGTTTTAAAATTGAAAAAATTGGTAGACTCTATTGCGTCGGATCAGCTTCTATCTTTCCCTGTGAAAGAGGCTTCTCATTTTAAATTAGGTGAACTTCAGAGTGATTACAACAGTTTTGCGAAAGCTTTTCAGGACGAGAATTTATTTACCCGTTTACAGCCTTATGCGCCAGAAAATATTGCAACGAATCTGAGTATTTCAGAATCCAGAGGCCGAATTGCTAATTTAAGGCAGCAAAAAAATCTGGAAGCAGCAAAGGCCGAGCTTTCCCGTAAAAGCTATCAAAGATCTCGGGAATTATTTAATCAAGGCGTGATTGCAGCGGTAGAACTCGAAACTGAAAAAATAAAATATCTTCAGGCTCAGCAAAACTTAGAAAATTTAAATATTTCTCTGTCTCAATTACAGGAAAGTATTTCTAATTTCAATAAAACAAAAAGCGGAACCGCAATCAACACCGAAAAAGATAAAATTACTTATTCGTCGCAAACTCTTCAATTATTTGAGCAATTGCGGAAATCTTTAAAACAATGGGAACAGAGTTATCTTATTGTTTCTTCTACCAATGGAATGGAAAGTTTTCAGCAGTTTTATGGCGAAAACCAATTTGTAAAAGCAGGTGATCCTATAGTGTCTATCTTACCGGATAATACTGAACAATTGGTGGGTAGAATGTCGGTACCAACAGCCAATTCGGGGAAAATTATTCCCGGAGAAAAGGTGTTGATTAAATTAGATAATTATCGCTTTCAGGAATATGGAATTATCGAAGGGAAAGTACAGAATATCTCATTAATTCCGGATGATAAAGGAAATTATTACGTAGATGTTGTGCTGCCAAAAGGTTTAAAAACATCATACAATAAAACCCTTAAATTCGACAAAGAGCTTAGAGGAAATGCGGAAATCGTGACGCAGGATCTTAGATTGATTGAAAGGTTTTTCTATCAGATAAGAAAATTATTAGGTTATCAAAATTAA
- a CDS encoding peptidase domain-containing ABC transporter, producing the protein MAKKFPFYIQPDAKDCGPTCLRIISKYYGKSISLQQIRNLSETTREGSSMLGLSDAAEDLGFRTLGVKIDFNILAEDVPFPCIIHWNKNHFVVVYKIDKKNTVYVSDPSYGLITYSREEFIKRWIGENANGNTVEGIALILETTPAFFQTEFDDKESKASFSFLSKYLLKYKSLIIQLAVGLLAGSLLSLIMPFLTQSIVDVGIQNQDLNFIYLVLLAQVMLFLGRMGIEVIRSWILLHLSTRINISIISDFFIKLMKLPISFFDTRMTGDIMQRINDHHRIEQLLTNSSINTLFSLVNLIIFSIVLLFYDYRLFVVYLVGAILYIGWITFFLGKRKELDYKRFSQVSQEQSKVIELINGMQEIKMFNAEKQKRWDWEFLQVKLFKLKIKSLSLEQWQSVGGNFINQMKDILVSFLSAKLVLEGNLTLGMMLSVQYIIGQLNSPLLQLIDFIKQTQDAKISLERLGEIHDKEDEENKDEQYATEIPEKDIEISNISFRYIGSDIPVFENLSLNIPHQKTTAIVGASGSGKTTLLKLLMKFYEPNEGEIKIGNTQMKNISPRFWRDQCGVVMQEGYVFNDTIANNIAVGEDYVDKTKLRKAVEIANIKEFIEGLPLSYNTKIGNEGVGVSGGQKQRLFIARAVYKSPEYIFFDEATSALDANNEKVIMENLEQFFKGKTAIVIAHRLSTVKHADKIIVLDKGKVVEEGNHVELVALKGEYYRLVKNQLELGN; encoded by the coding sequence TTGGCTAAAAAATTTCCATTTTACATACAACCTGATGCAAAAGACTGTGGTCCCACTTGTCTCAGAATCATCAGCAAATACTACGGAAAAAGCATTTCCTTACAACAGATTCGTAATCTTTCAGAAACCACTAGAGAAGGAAGTAGCATGCTTGGCTTGAGCGATGCTGCTGAAGATTTAGGATTTCGTACTTTAGGTGTTAAAATCGATTTTAATATACTTGCTGAAGATGTGCCTTTTCCATGTATTATACACTGGAACAAAAATCATTTTGTAGTTGTTTACAAAATTGATAAAAAGAATACGGTTTACGTTTCAGATCCAAGTTACGGATTGATTACTTATTCCAGAGAAGAATTTATCAAACGATGGATCGGCGAAAATGCCAACGGAAATACTGTAGAAGGAATCGCTTTAATTCTTGAAACCACACCGGCATTTTTCCAGACTGAGTTTGATGATAAAGAAAGTAAAGCCAGTTTTTCTTTTCTCTCAAAATATCTGCTTAAATATAAATCTTTAATCATCCAATTGGCGGTCGGTTTACTAGCGGGAAGTTTACTTTCGCTCATTATGCCCTTCCTAACACAGAGTATCGTGGATGTGGGAATTCAGAATCAAGATCTGAATTTTATATATCTGGTTCTCTTAGCTCAAGTGATGCTTTTTCTTGGTAGAATGGGAATTGAGGTCATCCGAAGCTGGATTTTACTTCATCTTTCCACCAGAATTAACATTTCAATCATCTCCGATTTCTTTATAAAATTAATGAAACTTCCAATCAGTTTCTTTGATACAAGAATGACAGGAGATATCATGCAGAGAATCAACGACCATCATAGAATTGAACAGCTTCTGACTAATTCTTCTATAAATACGTTATTCTCACTTGTCAATTTAATTATTTTCAGCATCGTTTTGCTGTTTTATGATTACAGATTATTTGTTGTTTATTTGGTCGGAGCGATTTTGTATATCGGATGGATCACTTTTTTTCTCGGAAAACGAAAAGAACTTGATTATAAAAGATTTTCCCAGGTCTCACAGGAACAAAGCAAAGTGATCGAACTCATCAACGGCATGCAGGAAATTAAAATGTTTAACGCCGAAAAGCAAAAACGTTGGGACTGGGAGTTTTTACAGGTAAAACTTTTTAAGCTAAAAATAAAATCGTTGTCATTGGAGCAGTGGCAATCGGTTGGTGGGAATTTCATCAACCAGATGAAAGATATTTTGGTAAGTTTTCTTTCTGCTAAATTGGTTTTGGAAGGAAATCTTACTTTGGGGATGATGCTTTCTGTTCAGTACATTATCGGACAGTTAAACAGTCCATTATTACAATTGATTGACTTTATCAAACAAACTCAGGACGCCAAAATTTCTTTGGAGAGATTAGGCGAAATTCATGATAAAGAAGATGAAGAAAATAAGGATGAGCAGTATGCTACCGAAATTCCCGAAAAAGATATAGAAATTAGTAATATATCTTTCAGGTATATTGGTTCAGATATTCCTGTTTTTGAAAACTTAAGTTTAAATATTCCTCACCAAAAAACCACAGCAATTGTTGGAGCCAGCGGAAGTGGAAAAACAACACTTTTAAAATTGTTGATGAAATTTTATGAACCCAACGAGGGGGAAATAAAAATAGGAAATACCCAAATGAAAAATATTTCACCAAGGTTCTGGAGAGATCAGTGCGGTGTGGTGATGCAGGAAGGATATGTTTTTAATGATACGATTGCCAATAATATCGCTGTAGGTGAAGATTATGTAGATAAAACAAAATTAAGAAAAGCGGTAGAAATTGCTAATATTAAAGAATTTATTGAAGGTTTACCTTTAAGCTATAATACAAAAATAGGAAATGAAGGCGTTGGCGTAAGTGGCGGACAAAAGCAAAGACTTTTCATCGCAAGAGCGGTTTATAAATCTCCGGAATATATCTTTTTCGACGAAGCAACGAGCGCTTTAGATGCGAATAATGAAAAAGTAATCATGGAAAATCTGGAACAGTTCTTTAAAGGAAAGACGGCCATTGTAATCGCTCACAGATTGTCGACAGTAAAGCATGCCGATAAAATTATTGTTTTAGACAAAGGTAAAGTTGTGGAAGAAGGAAATCATGTAGAATTGGTAGCTTTAAAAGGAGAATATTACAGACTCGTTAAAAATCAGTTAGAACTTGGAAACTAA
- the gwsS gene encoding grasp-with-spasm system SPASM domain peptide maturase, protein MYLRLFDSVRITEGVNRAIIFDTTSGFLNFIPKSFSALLSDENQNYSLLLEELDNESKKTLQQYIDFILTNHLGFIVKSLGELACFKKSKDVHFSSSEVDYLIFDLYPSDLTSDIVQQIDDLGIKFVQLRVLEQSTYTEILKLFSNIELFNNTSVNEVSIVLSYSSDLEECIIRGDVVKSSIFLQFIFHSCTINEMKVYGNIQISKINNKIKIPLSCGCINLNNLNINRSFYIEALNHNSCLHKKISIDYEGNIKNCPSMVKNFGNIKQTSLRKALLDNDFKEYWDVNKDEIEVCKDCEFRYVCTDCRAYTEKGEDNPGTINLSKPLKCGYDPYTGVWNDWSINPLKEKAIKFYGLQEILKY, encoded by the coding sequence ATGTATTTGCGATTATTTGATTCTGTACGCATTACTGAGGGTGTTAATAGAGCTATAATTTTTGATACTACCTCTGGCTTTTTAAATTTTATTCCAAAAAGTTTTTCAGCTTTATTATCTGATGAAAATCAAAATTATTCTTTGTTGCTAGAAGAATTAGATAATGAATCAAAAAAAACATTACAACAATATATTGATTTCATTCTCACGAATCATTTAGGATTTATTGTTAAAAGTTTAGGGGAATTAGCATGTTTTAAAAAATCTAAAGATGTTCACTTTAGTTCATCAGAGGTTGATTATCTTATTTTTGATTTATATCCATCAGATTTGACTAGTGATATTGTACAACAGATTGATGATTTAGGAATAAAGTTTGTCCAATTAAGAGTTTTGGAACAATCAACTTACACAGAAATACTAAAACTTTTTTCAAATATAGAGTTATTTAATAATACTTCTGTAAATGAAGTTTCTATCGTATTATCATATAGTTCTGACTTAGAAGAATGTATAATTAGGGGAGATGTAGTAAAGTCAAGCATATTTTTACAATTTATCTTTCATAGTTGTACTATAAATGAAATGAAAGTGTATGGTAATATTCAAATATCAAAGATTAATAATAAAATAAAAATTCCTTTAAGTTGTGGATGTATAAACTTAAATAACTTAAATATCAATCGGTCATTTTATATTGAAGCTCTAAACCACAACTCTTGTCTCCACAAGAAAATATCAATTGATTATGAGGGTAACATCAAAAACTGTCCATCGATGGTTAAAAATTTCGGAAACATAAAACAAACTTCTTTACGCAAAGCATTATTAGACAATGATTTTAAGGAATATTGGGATGTTAACAAAGATGAAATTGAAGTTTGTAAAGATTGTGAGTTTCGATATGTATGTACCGATTGTAGAGCATATACTGAAAAAGGTGAGGATAATCCAGGAACAATAAATCTTTCTAAGCCTTTAAAATGTGGTTATGATCCTTACACAGGAGTTTGGAATGACTGGAGCATTAATCCACTTAAAGAGAAAGCCATCAAGTTTTACGGTTTACAGGAAATATTAAAATACTAA